DNA from Arthrobacter sp. PvP023:
GCGTCCGCGCGGGCGCGGCGCTGGATTCCCCTCGCGATCTGCCCGATGGAGGTCTGCGGAGCCTGTCCTGCAAGGTCCGCCTGCACCTGTTCGTCCGCAAAGTCGAGGATCCCGGTCCGCGGATCGATACGATAGCCCTTTTCCGTGACGGTCAACGTGACCACCGACGTCGAGGGCGCTGCAATGCGGTCCGTCACCGTTCCGGGGTTGTCCCGTCCGGAAAGGACTTCGACGATGCTCGATACGACCCGGGGCGGTGCAGCGCCGCTTCCCCGTTCGGTGACGGTGAAGAGACCGTCTTGGGGCGCCAGCTGGCGCGCCACCGTGTCGGAGCGCTGGGTCACGCCGATGATCCCCCAGCCGAAATCTCCGGCGGACAGCATGGCGGTTTCCGTCAGCACGGCCGTGTGGGCGCGGGCAAAGGCACCCAGTCCAAGGTGCACGATTCCGGGCCGCAGCGCTTCACGGGCCAGCAGGGACTGCCGGGTTCCGAGGGTTTCGAGCGTGGCGTTGCTTAGGCGTGCGATGTCAGTTCTCCTTCGCCGGCCCGGCGGGCGTGTGCGCTGGTTTGTTCGAAGGTGGGGATCAGTCCGGTGCCGCCCTTGCCGCCCACCACCAGCGACGCGGCGGCCGCGCCGTACCTCGCCGCTACCGGAAGGCTGTCACCAAGGACTATTCGGGCGGTCATGGTCCCGACGAAGGCGTCGCCCGCCCCGGTCTGGTCCACTACCGACGGTGCAGGGATGGCCTCCACCCAGGCCGAAAGCTGGTCGCCCTCAAGCTGGATCCCCTCCGACCCGCAGGTCACGGCCACGTTCGCCGCGCCCAGGTCCCGGAGCTTGCCGGCGGCCTCCGTTGGCGAGGCGCAGTTCAATAGCGCGGACGTTTCCCCGGGGAAGGACGGGGTGACCAGGAAGGTCCGCGGCGCCAGCTCGGCGAGCAGGGCGCTTGCCCCCTCGGTGCTGGCCAAACGCGGGCGGAAGTTGGGGTCGAAAATGAACCGGCGGGAGAGCGCCGAGGCCTTAAGGACTGCCGCCCGCGAGCTGTCCGAGATCGCGCAGGCGATTCCGCCGGCGATCACTGCCTTCGCGGTGGAGAAGACCACGGGGTCGACGTCGTCCGGGGACAGGGTGGAGCCCACGCTGCCGTTGCGGGCGTAGGAGAACTCGCGCTGACCTTCAGGGTCCGAGTGCACCAGGTAAACCCCCTGCTGCCCGGACCGGAATTTGAGCAAGTCGGGGGAAATGCCGAGTTCCCGGATTCTGGCGGCGATCGCCTGGCCGAGTTCGTCGTCGGGCAGTACGGCCAGCAGCCCCACGCGCGCACCGGCAGCCGAAGCGGCGGCGGCGACGTTCAGCGCGTCCCCGGAGATGCCCAGTTGCGCCGGAACACCGTGACCGAAGGGGAGATCGGTGGCCACCTCGATCAGGATTTCTCCCATGACGACGACGTCGAACGGCTGGCGGCGATTTACTTGCGTTGCATCGTTCACCAGTCGTGCACCGACCCGTCGAGGCGGCGGTTGATAGGCAGGTACTTGGGTTGGAACGGGAAGGCGGCCGCTGCCTCCTCGTTGAATTCCACGCCAATCCCGGGGGCTTCACCGGGGTGCATGTAGCCGTCGTTGAAGGTGTAGGAGGTCTTGAAGACCTCACCTGCGGGGTCGCGGTGGCCCATGTACTCCTGGATGCCGAAGTTGGGGATACTCATGTCCACGTGCAGGGCTGCGGCAAACGATACCGGAGAGAGGTCCCCGGCACCGTGGGAGCCGGAACGGACGCCATACAGGTCGGCCAGGGAGAAGATGCGCCGCAGGTGGGTGATTCCGCCGGCGTGCGAGACGGAGGTCCGGATGTAGTCGATCAGGCGTTCGGTGATCAGCTGCTGGCAGTCCCAGATGGAGTTGAACACTTCCCCGACGGCGATGGGGGTGGTGGTGTGCTGGCGGATCAGGCGGAAGGCGGACTGGTCCTCTGCCGGCGTCGGGTCCTCGATCCAGAACGGGCGGTACTCCTCAAGCGAAGCGCCCAGGCGGCCGGCCTCGATGGGCGTCAGCCGGTGATGAACGTCGTGCAGGACGTGGACGCCGTAGCCGAACTGTTCGCGGACGTGGGCCATCATTTTCGGTGCGAAATCCAGGTAGGCGGTGGTCTCCCACATGTCCTCCTGCGGCACGTTGCCGCTTGCAGGCTCGTAGGTCCTGCCGTCCACCGGCGCGATTCCGTAGGTCTTTTCCAGTCCGGGAACGGCGGCCTGGGCGCGGATGGCCTTGTAGCCCAGGTCCAGGTGGTGCTGGAAGTCAGCGCTGAGGTCCTCCAGGGTTGAGCCGCTGGCATGTCCGTAGACCATCACGCCTTCGCGGGCGGCGCCGCCCAGCAGCTCGTACACCGGCATGCCGGCGGCCTTGCCCTTGATGTCCCACAGGGCGACGTCGATCGCGGCGATCGCTGTCATGGTCACCGGCCCGCGGCGCCAGTAGGCACCCTTGTAGAAGTACTGCCAGGCATCCTCGATCCGGCGCGCGTCGCGGCCGATCAGCAACGGGCAGAGGTGCTCGGAGAGATAGGACGCGACTGCCAGTTCGCGGCCGTTGAGGGTGGCGTCGCCGATGCCGGTGATTCCGTCCTCGGTTTCGATTACGAGCGTGACGTAGTTCCGTCCTGGCGACGAAACCACTACCCGTGCGTCGGTGATCTTCACTGCTTGGTCCTTTAGGTGGGGATGTGATCTGCAAGTAGGTCGCAGCAGGTGTCGTTATGAGGGCTCATCACGACACCTGCTGCTACTCAGTTGGGCTGAGGCGGAGCATGACCTTGCTGCTGCCGGAGGCGGGGTCTGCCGAGACGCGCATGGCTTCCTCCGCCTGGTCGATGCCGAACTGGTGGGTGATGACCGGTGAGACGTCCAGGCCGTCCGCCATGGCGCGGAGGGCGTCGCTGATTTCTTCGACGAAACGGTACGAACCGATCCAGGTGATTTCGCGGGTCACCAGGTCGCCGAGTGCGGCAGCTGCCGGGGCGCCGGGAAGGTTGCCCACCTGGACGAGGGTTCCGCCGCGGGCAGTCGCGCGGAGCACACCTCCGAGTACTGCCGGGATTCCGGAAGCCTCGAAGACCAACTCCATGTCCTCGGGAAGGCTGCCCGCGGACACATTGACGACGTGGTCCGCCCCCATGGACTTGGCAATCCGCAGTGAGTCCTCGTTGATGTCGGCGGCAGTGACGCTTCTGGCCCCGGCGTACTTGGCCGCCGCGACCACCAGCGAGCCGATGGGGCCGGCTCCGTTGACCAGCACGTCCCGGCCGGCCAGGGATCCTGCCCGGCTGACTGCGTGCATGGCGACGGCGAGCGGTTCGGCGAGGGCTCCGCGAAGGGTGTCCACGCCGTCCGGCAGGGACCGGATCTGGGATGCCTTGACGAGCTTCCGTTCGCTGAATCCGCCATCGGTGTGCGGATCAAAGGCCGCCGAACCGAAGTAGCGGATCTGCGGGTACAGGTTGGTGCGGCCGGTCAGACGGTCCGGCATGGTTCCGTCGCCCACCAGTTCCGCCGGGTGTACGGTGACCGGCTGCCCGACGTCGAGGTTGCGGACACCGGGGCCCAGTTGCGCGATCCGGCCCGCCACTTCGTGTCCTAGGACCAGCGGCGACTTCAGCGCTGCCGTCCCCGAGGCGCCGTGGCGCCAGTAGGAGAGGTCAGAGCCGCAGATCCCGCCCCACTCGACGTCGATTACCACTTCCCCCGGCCCGGCTACAGGCTCCGGCCGTTCGTCGATACGGAGATCGTTGGCGCCGTGGACTACGACGGCTTTCATACTGCGTCTTCCAGGCGGACCATGTCCCGTCCGCGGACCTCGGGCCCCACGAAGGCTGAGATCAAGGTGATCAGGGAGTAGCCGATGAGCATCGCGGCGAGCGGCCACCAGTGGCCGGTGATGGCGGTGAGGGTTGCGGCAAGCAGGGGCCCGATGGCGGTGGCGAGGATGCCGCCGATTTCCTTGGCCAGGGCCAGCTGCGTGAAGCGGGTACGGGCGCCGAAGAATTCGGCCATGGTGACGCTTTCCATCGCAAACAGGCTCAGCACGCCCAGGTTCAGCCCGACGACCATGGCGATGGTGATGAGCCCCGTGTTTCCGCTGGTGACCATCAGCATCATGGGGATGGCGAACAGCGCCGTGAGCGCGCTCAGCACGAGGTACAGGGGCCTCCGGCCGAACCGGTCACCCAGCAAGCCCATGACCGGAATGGTCAGGAAGCCGAGCAGGGAGCCGTACACGATGGCTGAAGTGCCCACGCTCTTGTCCACCAGCAGGACAGTGGCGAGATAGCCCACCAGGAATGTCTGGACCAACCCCGAGTTGCCGGCCTGCCCGAAGCGCAGGCCGAGGGCGATCAGGAAGGCCTTGCCCTTGCGCTGGTGCAGGGCGGCTTCGATGGTGCTGGTCTTGGCGAGCTCATCTGCCGCGGCGATTTCGCGCTTGGAAAGTGCAACGCCGTCCACAACATCTGCCCGCTGTTCAAAGACCGGGCTTTCCTTGAGCGAGCGGCGCACCCACACGGCGAAAATCATCAATACAAAGCTGAACAGGAACGGAATCCGCCAGCCCCAGCTCAGCAGCTGGTCCTCCGGAAGGGTGCTCACCAGAACCGCCCAAAGCGCCGACGCGGCGAGCGTTCCGGAGTTCGTGCCAAGGCACACGAGGGAAGAGATGAGGCCTCGGCGGCGGGCCGGGGCGAATTCGGCGAGCATCACAGTGGCGCCGGCGATCTCGGCACCCGCGCCGAAGCCCTGCGCCAGGCGCAGTGCAACCAGCAGGATGGGAGCCCAGATGCCGATCATCGCGTAGGTAGGGAGAACGCCGATAAGGGTTGTTGATGCTCCCATGAGGGCGATGGTGATGAAGAGGACCTTCTTGCGGCCGATCCTGTCGCCCATGCGGCCGAAGTAGACGGCACCGGCAAGGCGCGCAACGTAGCCCACACCGTAAGTGGCCATGGCGGCGATGAGGCCAATGACCGGGCTGACATCGGGGAAGAAGATCTTGTTGAAGACGATGGCTGCCGCCAGGGAGTACAGCTGGAAGTCCATAAATTCCATGGCGGTTCCCAGCCACCCTGAGACGGCGACTTTTGCCAGCTCCCGGGTGGGTTTGGTGGTCTCCGGCCGGGCGGTGGGCGGCGCGATGCTCTCAGTCATCTGGTGCTCCTTTGCAGGCGATGAAAAACGAAGGGGGGTTGAACAGAGGAAGAAGGCTGGCGGGCCGTCGATGTGACCGGCGGCACCTCGCTAACTACTACCATACAAGCACTACCATTCTAGTGTGTCAAGAGAATAGACTGAGGTCATGGCATCGGATAAACACGGCAAGGGACAGCAACCTCGACAGTCCGTGCGTGACCAGACCCTGGAAACACTGCGGCGGCGCATCATCTCCCTCCAGCTGCCCCCGGGGGAACCGCTCTCGGAGAATGAGCTCGCGCAGGAACTGGGCGTCAGCCGCACGCCGGTGCGGGAAAGCCTGATTCTGCTCAGGGAAGAGGGACTGGTGCAGGTGTACCCGCAGATCGGTTCCTTTGTGTCTCTCGTTGATCTTGGCCGGGTGTCAGACGCCCAGTTTGTCCGCGAGGCCATTGAGTGCGCGTCCCTGCGCGACCTTTCGGTGGACGCGGCCGGAATAGCGGGACTGCGCGGAATCCTCCAAAGCCAAACGGAGGCTGATGCCAACAGCGACGTGGACGAATTCTTCCGCCTGGATGAAGATTTTCACCGCGAGCTCCTCCGGCTTGCGGGCCACGAGTCCGCCTGGGCTGCCGTGAACTCCGCCAAGGCACACCTCGACCGCGCCCGTCGCCTGAGCCTGCTGGATACACGGCCCATTGCCACCCTGATTGAGCAGCACACCGCCGTGGTGGACGCTCTTGAAGCCAACAACCTGACGGACGCCGACAGCTCCCTCCGCCTGCACCTTCGGGGCGTCTTTGAGGATGTCCAACGGATCCAGCAGGCAACTCCGCAGCTCTTTTCCGACGGCGCGGCGCTCCGGCCCTCCCGCCGAAGCGTCGCCCGCCTGACCTGACCGGCGCCCTTCCGGGAATCAGCCCGCGCTCTGCCGGCGCACGATCTCGTTGATCCAGGCCGGTGCGAACGGGGACGTGCAGTTCGGCGGCGTCGGGTAGTCCTTGAGCACCTCGAGCCGTTCGCCGATCTCGATCGCCCGGGCACGGTACGCGGCATGGTGGATCCCGATCTGCGCCAGGCAGGTGTTCATCGCCCATTGCAGTCGGTCGGGTGCCTCCTTCATCTGCGCCTCGATGGTGTCGAGGAGGCCCGGCAGGTCGAGCCCCTCAGGGTTCTTCGCGACCCGCTCGCTGGTCAGCGCCCAGCCGGCGCCGGCCACCACCGGGTCTGAATCCGCAGTCCAGGCAACGCGCAGTTCCTCGGCGTGCGGGCTCCGCTTGACCACGTAGTTCACCAGCCAGTCCTGCACCTTGGGCGCCCGCGACTGGCGCAGCATGGCATCCAGTTCCCCGTGTTCGAACTCCTTGGGCCGGCAGATCAACAGCCCGAGCAGCCGGGCCGCGGTGTCGTCCGTCGCCCACAGCTCGCGGGCGAGGCCCTGCTGGATCTTGAGCCGCTTGGCGATGGCACGCAGCTTGGAGAGGTTCACGCCGTGATCATCGCCGTGCTTCTCGTTGACTGAGCGCATTCTTGGGTCTTCGAGCTCGGCCAGTTCGGCTTTCAACTCGGCAACTGTCGTCTCGGACATTCCAACCTCCCGGTCATTCACCCGCTGGGTCCCAGCCTACGGCCCAAGGAAGGGGGGCGGCCGGAATCCGGCCGCCCCTCCGAATTACGACGCGTCGTCGACTGCAATCACGATCTTGCCGCGGGTGTGCCCCTCCATGTTGAGGCGGAAGGCATCTGCCGCCTGCGCCAGCGGGAACGTTTGTGCCACTTCAACCCGGAGCTTGCGCTCATCGACCAGGTCGGCGAGTTCCTGCAGCTCGGCGCCTACAGGGTTCACCCACATCCAGGTACCGCCATGCTGCTCCACCTCGCTGTCCGCGATGGATGCGTGCCTGCCTCCCTCAGCAAGGACAGCCAGCGTGGATTCAAGGTTGCCGCCCACGAAGTCCGCGACGACGTCGACGCCTTCAGGGCGCAGTGCGCGGACCCGGTCCGCGAGTCCTTCGCCGTAGCTGACGGACTCGGCACCGAGCGACCGGATGAAGTCGTGGTTCTTTTCTGATGCGGTCGCAATCACCTTGGCACCGCGCGCCGCGGCGATCTGGATACCCAGGGACCCGACGCCGCCTGCGCCGCCATGGATCAACACGGTCTCCCCCGCCTTGAGGTCCAGGCGGTTGAGGACCTGATATGCCGTCAGGCCCGCCAACGGAAGTCCTGCGGCTTCGTTCCAGGTCAGGGATGCGGGCTTGCGGGCCAGGAGCCGTTCCGGCAACGCGATGTACTCAGCGAAACTACCGCCGTGGACGTAGTCTTTGCGGCCATAGGAAATGACTTCATCGCCGGGCTGGAAATGCGGCGCATCGATGCCGACCGACTCGACGACGCCGGCCGCGTCCCATCCGGGAATGGCCGGGAACTGCAGGTCCATGGCCGGGTCCAAGTAACCGGCCATGATCTTCCAATCGACCGGATTGACCGCTGCCGCCTTGACCTTGACCAGGACCATTCCCGGCCCGACCTTGGGTAGCGGCTGCTCCGTCAACTCAAGTACGTCCGGACTTCCGTATTCGCTGTAAGTAATTGCCTTCATGCAGGCCTCAACCGATATCTTCCGGCCACTATTCCGAACCTACCCGGCAGACCCCGACTGTTCCGCGTATGCCTTCGCCTGGTCGCGCACCTGGCGAACGTAGGAGTCGGACTGGTTGTAGGAGAGCACCGCGTCGGTCCACCCGCGGGCGGTGGTGAGGTCACGGCCGCCCTCGCATAGGTACGCGGCGGCGCTGAGTGCGGCGTCGTCGATGTTCAGCGGGTCGGCGACTCCGTCCCCGTTCCCGTCCTGCCCCGCCAGCTTCCAGGTGGAAGGAATGAACTGCATGGGTCCGACCGCACGGTCCCAGCGGGCGTCGCCGTCGAGCATTCCGTCGTCCGTGTCAGGGATGGCGGCGAAACTGTCGCCGTCGAGGCTGGGGCCGATAATGGGCCTGCTCACCTGCCCGGTGTTCGACAAGCTGCCGCCGCCGTGACTCCCGTGCGCGGACTCCACGAAACCGATGGAGGCCACGGTATTCCACCCGATCCGGCACGCCGGTGTGGCAATGTTGGCGAGCTCCGCAGCAGCCGCGTAGGCCTGGAGTGCCCGGGCCGGTATGTTGGTCTGCGCCGCGGTCCGTCCGAGCCACTCCGCGTCAATCGTGCTGTCAGTAATGTCCACGGCTCGGGAGCTGAACGCGGACAGCGTCGCAAGTTTCGCGCCTGCTTGCGGCGGCGCCGACTGGCTCCAAAACGCTGCAGGGCCGGACGGGCGGAGCACCCAGAACAAGAGCCCGGTGATGACGCAGGTCGCGAAAAGGCAGAAGACGGCAAGGCGTTTCAGTCGGAGCATGGACTAGTGCGTTCTCCCTTCCGGTGTTTTGTTCAGCCGGGAGCAACTTACACCATCTTCCCGTTGTTCAATTTTTGGTGCCAAAAAGCCCCGGACCTGATGGTCCGGGGCTCAGGCGCCTGTTACCGCTCGATGCTGACAGCGAGATCCAGGTGGATGTCGCTGTCGGCCACCAGGCGGTCCTGGAGGTAACGGGCCAGGCTCGAATCGGTGGCGGTGTGCACGCTATTCGGCACCGCTCCCCGCAGGAGGGCCTGCGTATCCGTGGACTTGACCATGTCCAGCGGCGCCCAGCCACGATGGCTGGAGGTGAGCCGCTCGATGTCTGTGCGGAAAGAGCGCCTGTGGTCCTCGCGGACAGTGGCACGGACGGTGAACGGGACAAAGGCAGTAGGCAAAAGAGGTCCTCTCACGAGGCAGCCGGTGGTCGGCGCCCCAAAGAGAACAAGTCGCATCGGGGCCCCTGTTATTCCCCCGAGGCAGCCGACGAGTCCGACGTCATGCTGTTCAACGGCTCCACAGTGCTCAGTTCTTCACCTCCCCCAGTTCCCGCCCGGCGGATTCGGGCTCCATGTCCTGGCTTAGTTCAGCCTGGAACGTGGCGAAGCGGGCCAGGTGCGCGGGACGGCGGCGGAGCACCAGCCAGGCGGCGCCGAGCAGGATGAACCACACCGGCGTCACCAGGAGCGCCAGCAGCGTGTCCGGCTGCGTGGTCAGGGCCCACAGCACGAAGACGAAGAAGGCGAAGACCAACCACACCATGGGGACGCCGCCAGGCATCCGGTACTTGGACGCCTCGTGCAGCTGCGGGCGGCGCCTGCGGAAGGCAATGTAGCTGGCCAGGATGATGGACCAGACAAAAACGAAGCAGACGGCGGAGACGGTGGTCACCATGTCGAAGGCCTTGCCGATGTCCTGGCCCGCGTACATCAGGACCACGCCGGAGAGCAGCAGGACGCAGGAGAGGAACAGCGCGTTCTGCGGGACCTTGCGGCGGGACAGGGCGCCGAAAACAGACGGTGCGTCACCCTCCTGGGCCAGGCCGTAAACCATGCGCGAAGTGGAATATATGCCGGAGTTGGCCGAGGACATGGCCGAGCTGAGCACCACCAGGTTCACTACGGTGGCAGCGGCACCCAGTCCAGCCAGCGAGAACATGGCGATGAACGGGCTGTGGCCGGCCTGGAACTGGGTCCAGGGCGTGACGGACATCAGGATGATGAGCGCGCCCACGTAGAAGAGCAGCACGCGGATGGGGATGGAGTTGATGGCCTTGGGCAGGTTCTTCTCCGGGTCCTTGGCCTCCGCGGCCGTGGTGCCTACCAGCTCAATGCCCACAAAGGCGAACACTGCGATCTGGAAGCCGGCCACAAAACCCATGAATTCGTTCGGGAAGAAGCCGCCGTGGCTCCACAGGTTCGAGAAGGTGGCCGGGCCGGCGTCGGACTGGAATCCGCTGAAAATCATGAACAGGCCCACCAGGATCAGCGCCGCAATGGCGATGATCTTGATCAGGGCGAACCAGAACTCCGTCTCGCCGAACGCCTTCACCGTGGTGAGGTTCAGGAGCAGGAGGATGGCCACGGTGGCCAGGCCAGGGATCCACAGCGGGAGCCCAGGCCAGAGTTCCTTCGAGTAGCCGGCGATGGCGATGACGTCCGCGATTCCGGTGATCACCCAGCAGAACCAGTATGTCCAGCCGGTGAAGAAGCCGGCCCAGGGGCCCAGCAGGTCCGCCGCGAAGTCGCTGAAGGACTTGTAGTTCAGGTTGGACAGCAAGAGCTCGCCCATGGCCCGCATCACGAAGAACAGCATGAAACCGATGATCATGTAGACGAATATTACGGATGGGCCGGCTGCTGAAATGGTTTTTCCGGAGCCCATGAAGAGGCCTGTGCCGATGGCACCGCCAATAGCGATCAGCTGGATGTGCCGGTTGCTGAGCTGCCGCTCCAGATGCGGCTCCTGACGGGCGGTCACGGTCTTAGTTGTCACGTGCTGCTCCTCGGATCAAAGCGGACTGGAGTGCTGCTGAGGTTGACGCCTGATCCGGCTCGCCGGGAACCGGCTCAAGGTTGTTGAAGCTGTACAGATGGATGCCGGCAATGTTCCCCGGCTCGCGTTCCAGCCCGGCCACCAGGGTTTGCGGCGAATAGCGGTCACCACTGAGGAGCTTCCGCGCCAGCGGCCCTTTACGGCTGAGGAACGTCAGCGAACTTCCGACGCCGATCTGCGCCGCCAGGGCGACCAGCTTGGTCCGAGGGACGGACCCCGCCACGCCGGCCCAGACGGGCAGCTGCACCCCTTCGCGGCGCAGGAGTGCAGCGTAATCGAGGATCTTCGGCTCGGAGAAGCACATTTGCGTGACGACATGCGAGGCCAGGTGCTCCTTGGCCAGCAGGGCGTCCAGCAGGTCCACCGGGCCAACCCCCGGATGGCCCTCCGGGTAACCGGCAACGCCCACCCGCATCATGCCGCCGGAGTACTGCGCGATGTCTTCCAGCAGCGGAAGGGCGGACCCGTACTGGCCGGCCTGCTGCTTCCGGTCTCCGCCGATCACGAACACTTCCCGGATGCCGGCCACGTTGCAGTCGCGGAGGATTCCGGTGAGCTCTGCGCGGTCATGCACGCTCCGCGCGGCGAGGTGCGGAATGACGGAGTAGCCGAGCACGCTCAGCTGCACGGCGGCACGCATGGTCCGCTCGATGCCGTGGTGGGGCAGGCACGTGACGGTGAGCGTCGTGGTCACGGGCACGTGCGCCCGGACCCGGTCAACGATTCCCTCTGAAGGGATGATTTCGATCCTGGTGGGGAACATCATTGGTCCTCTCTGGCTATCAAATGGTTCTCAGGAGTGTGCTGCGATGAGGGAGCTGGCTTCCTGGCGGGTGCTGCCGGAGGACTCGATGTGCGCGAGTTCGGCCGGGATTTCCCAGCCCTTCTTGCGCATCGCGGTGGCCCACAGGCGGCCGGCACGGTAGGAGGAGCGGACCAGGGGCCCGGACATGACGCCGAGGAAGCCGATTTCCTCGGCTTCGGTGGCGAGGTCGACGAATTCCTGCGGTTTGACCCAGCGGTCCACCGGCAGGTGCCGCTCGCTCGGGCGCAGGTACTGGGTGATGGTGATCAGGTCGCAGCCGGCGTCGTGCAGGTCCCGGAGGGCTTCGGAGATTTCCTCGCGGGTCTCGCCCATGCCCAGGATCAGGTTGGACTTGGTGACCATGCCCAGGTTCCGACCCTGCGTGAGGACGTCCAGGGACCGCTCGTACCGGAAGGCGGGGCGGATGCGCTTGAAGATCCGCGGCACGGTTTCGACGTTGTGCGCGAAGACCTCGGGCTTGGAGTCGCAGATCGCTGCGATGTGTTCGGGTTTGCCGGAGAAGTCCGGGATCAGGAGTTCGACGCCGGTGCCCGGGTTCAGTTCGTGGATCTTCCGGACTGTTTCGGCGTAGAGCCAGACGCCCTCGTCGGCGAGGTCGTCCCGGGCCACGCCGGTCACGGTGGCGTAGCGCAGCTGCATGGCCTGGACCGAGCGGGCCACCTTGGTGGGTTCGAATATGTCCACCGGGGAGGGCTTGCCGGTATCGATCTGGCAGAAATCACAGCGCCGGGTGCACTCGGAGCCGCCGATCAGGAAGGTGGCTTCCTTGTCTTCCCAGCACTCGAAGATGTTCGGGCAGCCTGCTTCTTCACAGACGGTGTGCAGGCCTTCCTTCTTCACCAGGTTCTTGAGCTGGACGAACTCCGGGCCCATCTGGACCTTGGCTTTGATCCACTCCGGCTTACGCTCCACCGGAGTAGCCGCATTGCGCTGCTCAATACGCAGCATCTTCCGGCCTTCTGGTGCCAGTGTCATAGTTCTCTTTCCGTTGTGCGGGCGCCGGTTGGCCGGCCAATTTTTTGGTGCTGGAGCAGGTGCTCGGGTCAGCATTCGACGACGTTGACGGCGAGGCCGCCCATCGCGGTTTCCTTGTATTTGGAGGACATGTCCTTGCCGGTTTCGCGCATGGTCACGATCACCTCGTCCAGGGACACCCGGTGCGTGCCATCGCCCCAGAGCGCCATCTTCGCGGCGTTGATGGCCTTCGCCGCCGCGATCGCGTTCCTCTCAATACAAGGGATCTGCACCAGCCCGCCGATCGGATCACACGTCAGCCCCAGATTGTGCTCCATCGCGATCTCCGCGGCGTTTTCCACCTGCTGCGGCGTCCCGCCCATCACCTCGGCCAGGCCAGCGGCCGCCATCGACGACGCCGAGCCCACCTCGCCCTGGCAACCCACTTCCGCCCCCGAGATCGAGGCCTGCTCCTTGTAGAGCACCCCCACCGCGGCGGCAGCGAGCAGGAACTTCACCACCACATCGTCCCGGTCCCCCTGGCTGGCCCGGTCCATGCCCGGCGCGAAATGCAACGCGTAATACAGCACCGCCGGGATGATCCCGGCAGCCCCGTTCGTCGGCGCCGTAACCACCCGGCCACCGGAAGCGTTCTCCTCATTGACCGCCAGCGCGATCAGGTTCACCCACTCCTGCCAGTACTTCGGATCGCGGTAGGCGGGGTCCTGGCCGCGGTTCTCCTTCAACAGGCGTTCGTGCCAGTCCGGCGCCCGACGGCGGACCTTCAGCCCGCCCGGCAGCAACCCCTCCCGCTTCAGGGACACCGCGACGCACTCCTCCATCACCGAATAGATGTGCAGCAGGCCCTCGCGGATCTCCGCCTCGGACCGGGAAGCGCGTTCGTTGACGAACATGATCTCCCCGATGGACAGGCCCTTGGACTGGCACCGGCCCAGCAGCTCCGCCGCGGTCCGGAACGGCAGCGGCAGCTCCTTCTTCGACTCCTCCAGCTCCTGCTGCGCCGCGTCCTCCTCGCCCTCACGGACAATGAAGCCGCCCCCCACAGAAAAGAACGTCGCCGCATGCAGGACCTCCCCGGCAGCATCCGTGACCGTGAACGTCATCCCGTTCGTATGCCGCGGCAGGATCGTCAACGGCCGC
Protein-coding regions in this window:
- the cycA gene encoding D-serine/D-alanine/glycine transporter, translating into MTTKTVTARQEPHLERQLSNRHIQLIAIGGAIGTGLFMGSGKTISAAGPSVIFVYMIIGFMLFFVMRAMGELLLSNLNYKSFSDFAADLLGPWAGFFTGWTYWFCWVITGIADVIAIAGYSKELWPGLPLWIPGLATVAILLLLNLTTVKAFGETEFWFALIKIIAIAALILVGLFMIFSGFQSDAGPATFSNLWSHGGFFPNEFMGFVAGFQIAVFAFVGIELVGTTAAEAKDPEKNLPKAINSIPIRVLLFYVGALIILMSVTPWTQFQAGHSPFIAMFSLAGLGAAATVVNLVVLSSAMSSANSGIYSTSRMVYGLAQEGDAPSVFGALSRRKVPQNALFLSCVLLLSGVVLMYAGQDIGKAFDMVTTVSAVCFVFVWSIILASYIAFRRRRPQLHEASKYRMPGGVPMVWLVFAFFVFVLWALTTQPDTLLALLVTPVWFILLGAAWLVLRRRPAHLARFATFQAELSQDMEPESAGRELGEVKN
- the lipA gene encoding lipoyl synthase, which gives rise to MTLAPEGRKMLRIEQRNAATPVERKPEWIKAKVQMGPEFVQLKNLVKKEGLHTVCEEAGCPNIFECWEDKEATFLIGGSECTRRCDFCQIDTGKPSPVDIFEPTKVARSVQAMQLRYATVTGVARDDLADEGVWLYAETVRKIHELNPGTGVELLIPDFSGKPEHIAAICDSKPEVFAHNVETVPRIFKRIRPAFRYERSLDVLTQGRNLGMVTKSNLILGMGETREEISEALRDLHDAGCDLITITQYLRPSERHLPVDRWVKPQEFVDLATEAEEIGFLGVMSGPLVRSSYRAGRLWATAMRKKGWEIPAELAHIESSGSTRQEASSLIAAHS
- a CDS encoding L-serine ammonia-lyase — protein: MAVGVFDLFSIGIGPSSSHTVGPMRAAAVFAGELRASGDLEKVAGLRVDLYGSLAATGHGHGTMTAILLGLEGYHPEKILPAEVEERLAAIAETGTLELAGAVSLPYGVKDMVLRPLTILPRHTNGMTFTVTDAAGEVLHAATFFSVGGGFIVREGEEDAAQQELEESKKELPLPFRTAAELLGRCQSKGLSIGEIMFVNERASRSEAEIREGLLHIYSVMEECVAVSLKREGLLPGGLKVRRRAPDWHERLLKENRGQDPAYRDPKYWQEWVNLIALAVNEENASGGRVVTAPTNGAAGIIPAVLYYALHFAPGMDRASQGDRDDVVVKFLLAAAAVGVLYKEQASISGAEVGCQGEVGSASSMAAAGLAEVMGGTPQQVENAAEIAMEHNLGLTCDPIGGLVQIPCIERNAIAAAKAINAAKMALWGDGTHRVSLDEVIVTMRETGKDMSSKYKETAMGGLAVNVVEC
- a CDS encoding methylenetetrahydrofolate reductase produces the protein MMFPTRIEIIPSEGIVDRVRAHVPVTTTLTVTCLPHHGIERTMRAAVQLSVLGYSVIPHLAARSVHDRAELTGILRDCNVAGIREVFVIGGDRKQQAGQYGSALPLLEDIAQYSGGMMRVGVAGYPEGHPGVGPVDLLDALLAKEHLASHVVTQMCFSEPKILDYAALLRREGVQLPVWAGVAGSVPRTKLVALAAQIGVGSSLTFLSRKGPLARKLLSGDRYSPQTLVAGLEREPGNIAGIHLYSFNNLEPVPGEPDQASTSAALQSALIRGAARDN
- a CDS encoding lytic transglycosylase domain-containing protein, which gives rise to MLRLKRLAVFCLFATCVITGLLFWVLRPSGPAAFWSQSAPPQAGAKLATLSAFSSRAVDITDSTIDAEWLGRTAAQTNIPARALQAYAAAAELANIATPACRIGWNTVASIGFVESAHGSHGGGSLSNTGQVSRPIIGPSLDGDSFAAIPDTDDGMLDGDARWDRAVGPMQFIPSTWKLAGQDGNGDGVADPLNIDDAALSAAAYLCEGGRDLTTARGWTDAVLSYNQSDSYVRQVRDQAKAYAEQSGSAG
- a CDS encoding NADP-dependent oxidoreductase is translated as MKAITYSEYGSPDVLELTEQPLPKVGPGMVLVKVKAAAVNPVDWKIMAGYLDPAMDLQFPAIPGWDAAGVVESVGIDAPHFQPGDEVISYGRKDYVHGGSFAEYIALPERLLARKPASLTWNEAAGLPLAGLTAYQVLNRLDLKAGETVLIHGGAGGVGSLGIQIAAARGAKVIATASEKNHDFIRSLGAESVSYGEGLADRVRALRPEGVDVVADFVGGNLESTLAVLAEGGRHASIADSEVEQHGGTWMWVNPVGAELQELADLVDERKLRVEVAQTFPLAQAADAFRLNMEGHTRGKIVIAVDDAS